From the Streptomyces pluripotens genome, one window contains:
- a CDS encoding IS3 family transposase, whose amino-acid sequence MEELTPYLGIVAACRIAGRSRATHHRRLNPAPPRPKAPRPTPVNALSDTERQAVLELMNRPEYVDLPPAQIYARELDDGRYHCSERTMYRILKEAGQDGERRRQATHPPHTVPELVADGPSQVWSWDITRLAGPAKGIWYHGYVILDIYSRYAVGHTVEAAESAARAEELIREAIDRNGIVPHTVHADRGTSMTSKQVSQMLLDLGVTRSHSRPRVSNDNPFSESQFRTTKYQPDYPERFDSLAHAREWMDAFISHYNHVHRHSGIGYHTPASVHFGTAELVREQRAATLTAAFEQHPERFNRRPAPPTIPQQAWINDPARRREPQQHNS is encoded by the coding sequence GTGGAGGAGCTGACCCCGTACCTGGGCATCGTGGCGGCGTGCCGGATCGCCGGACGCTCCCGGGCCACCCATCACCGGCGGCTGAACCCGGCCCCGCCCAGACCCAAGGCGCCGAGGCCCACGCCGGTCAACGCCTTGTCGGACACCGAGCGGCAGGCGGTGCTGGAGCTGATGAACCGGCCCGAGTACGTGGACCTGCCACCCGCGCAGATCTACGCCCGGGAACTGGACGACGGCCGCTATCACTGCTCCGAGCGCACCATGTACCGGATCCTGAAGGAGGCCGGGCAGGACGGTGAACGCCGCCGTCAGGCCACCCACCCGCCCCACACGGTTCCCGAGCTCGTGGCCGACGGCCCCTCGCAGGTATGGAGTTGGGACATCACGCGCCTGGCCGGCCCGGCGAAGGGAATCTGGTACCACGGCTACGTCATCCTGGACATCTACTCCCGCTACGCCGTCGGCCACACCGTCGAGGCGGCCGAATCCGCCGCGCGGGCCGAGGAGTTGATCCGTGAGGCGATCGACCGCAACGGGATCGTGCCGCACACCGTGCACGCCGACCGCGGCACCTCCATGACGTCCAAGCAGGTCTCCCAGATGCTCCTCGACCTCGGCGTGACCCGTAGCCACTCCAGGCCCAGGGTCAGCAACGACAACCCGTTCAGCGAGAGCCAGTTCCGCACCACGAAGTACCAGCCGGACTACCCAGAACGCTTCGATTCCCTCGCCCACGCGCGGGAGTGGATGGACGCGTTCATCTCGCACTACAACCACGTGCACAGGCATTCCGGGATCGGCTACCACACCCCCGCCAGCGTCCACTTCGGCACCGCCGAACTCGTCCGCGAGCAGCGGGCGGCCACCCTCACAGCCGCCTTCGAGCAGCATCCCGAACGCTTCAACCGCCGCCCCGCACCACCGACGATTCCCCAGCAGGCATGGATCAACGACCCCGCCAGGCGGCGTGAACCACAGCAACACAACTCATAG
- a CDS encoding transposase, whose product MSRTNSSEQVPAPRPKRRRFSAEYKLRIVAEYDAAPAGDKGAILRRERLYHSHVIEWRQARDAGALEKLTDHRTSPTRPKKHPAEAENDKLRRQVERLEKEVAKRDAALEVLGKTHALLEALSKSAD is encoded by the coding sequence ATGTCCCGTACCAATTCTTCCGAGCAGGTTCCCGCTCCGCGGCCGAAGCGTCGTCGCTTCTCGGCCGAGTACAAGTTGCGCATCGTCGCCGAGTACGACGCCGCCCCCGCCGGAGACAAGGGCGCGATTCTGCGCCGGGAGAGGCTGTACCACTCCCACGTCATCGAGTGGCGTCAGGCCAGAGACGCCGGCGCGCTGGAGAAGCTGACCGACCACCGCACCAGCCCCACCCGCCCGAAGAAGCACCCCGCCGAGGCCGAGAACGACAAGCTGCGGCGTCAGGTGGAGCGGCTGGAGAAGGAGGTTGCGAAGCGGGATGCCGCGCTGGAGGTGCTGGGAAAAACACACGCGCTCTTGGAAGCACTCTCCAAGAGCGCGGACTGA
- a CDS encoding class I SAM-dependent methyltransferase — protein MERRDVRGHYDELAAEYDEYWIYGPHYVPWMSSRIAEALRLAPRDRIADVGSGTGLFASEVANQLRPRHPILCVDPSEAMLSQLGTPPPADLTPIVASAEDIAEGRTRLPYEQLDAMWLKESVHHVADPAHTLRGLADRLAPGGRLLVVMLPATIQYPLFKAALARFEELQPDPAVIEGHLRAAGLEASLSYVEHELRIDRDKYLGMVRARYMSLLSTFSDSEIEKGIEEMRIAHPEPELVFPDRFAFILGRRRGESV, from the coding sequence GTGGAGCGGCGCGACGTGCGAGGGCACTACGACGAGCTGGCGGCCGAGTACGACGAGTACTGGATCTACGGTCCGCACTATGTTCCCTGGATGTCCAGCCGGATCGCCGAGGCGCTGCGGCTCGCCCCCAGGGACCGGATCGCCGACGTAGGCTCCGGGACGGGCCTGTTCGCCAGTGAAGTGGCCAACCAGCTCAGGCCTCGCCATCCCATTCTGTGCGTCGACCCGTCCGAGGCCATGCTCAGTCAGCTCGGCACCCCGCCTCCGGCAGATCTGACACCGATCGTTGCGTCCGCCGAGGACATCGCGGAAGGGCGTACTCGTCTGCCGTACGAGCAGCTCGATGCGATGTGGCTGAAAGAGTCGGTGCATCACGTGGCCGATCCGGCACACACGCTCCGCGGCCTGGCTGACCGGCTGGCGCCCGGAGGCCGGCTGCTGGTGGTCATGCTCCCGGCCACCATCCAGTACCCGCTGTTCAAGGCAGCCCTTGCGCGCTTCGAGGAGTTGCAGCCGGACCCGGCCGTCATCGAAGGACATCTGCGTGCGGCTGGCCTGGAAGCCAGTCTCAGCTACGTCGAGCATGAGCTGCGCATCGACCGGGACAAGTACCTCGGCATGGTGCGCGCCCGCTACATGTCCCTGCTCTCCACCTTCAGCGACAGCGAGATCGAGAAGGGCATCGAAGAGATGCGCATCGCTCACCCAGAGCCCGAGCTGGTCTTTCCCGACCGATTCGCGTTCATCCTCGGACGTCGACGTGGGGAGTCCGTGTGA
- a CDS encoding SUMF1/EgtB/PvdO family nonheme iron enzyme: MVDERLRRLRSELDDHSRIADRLGLDLERPLRSLNDGYPENAVALVGKLTEKLLKELWRHHDVEGDPSTKALNDLVKRCRPYIRSSTVLDALDDIRRLRNRSTHDGYDISDEDGLLAVRRLVDVLVWFTDTGSAALLGGEPDVAPEVARRCEFLAGLYVTLGYRQAKRFVLSPDTVYQLFCRESGMRLEYVELMLSRDADDLSTVLASRGGELLRTQLPKFTRFVVLDDDGDVGSGALHQILGLDFRVVRYDGFVDTIVNLDTHLAGLTSDDNPAEPQAAVAAAALTVDTRTGESKMEQSGDAAELVTRLACGSANVLVTGRPGSGKSTLLRSLAVNPEVRRFRFYFDLGLKPKDEPFSEYAARLLAPAMMSDRSRAYDLFLYLIRSGTALCVLDAVDEGVDEPSAAGFLRLFTDLAAVLSAESAVVMSSRVSFLADSPQVRQLLDSGAGRSEQLVEQMYTNGLDPSRVPHFHVVRLAEPEATPLEKRLTAALHLPAGKPLADILGTHITRTLAEQGKPDLEQRLPAAFGHAFLTDRTVFSLLDIHRQVGADAFKDGRLDLDACALAPLLRPAGADHVAFVHTAYQELLAARFLAEPENRNQAADLPGGAFLTEQVRAFLAGMPRAPETDDCVLPAGAYLVGPAERLLIRRVERPARFDRHAVTVARYRRFLNALNADGTSRWDHPEQPAGVTHRPWTDRLRRADYYENPRYDAHPAVCVSWWSAFAFAAFEGKRLPTSLEWEAAARGSDGRLFPWGDAPDSTRINCADTWVGRPVVTYQAWYRDFAGDAVRRAGATRIDERPGNRSPFGVVDMVGNCWEWTSTSLDDPGEAVICGGSYDNPMRAVQTSSKGIYRKRGGSNAVGFRCVQDLNTSETEETTA, encoded by the coding sequence ATGGTCGACGAGCGGCTGCGGCGCCTGCGGAGTGAACTCGACGACCACTCGCGGATCGCTGACCGACTGGGGCTTGATCTGGAACGTCCGTTACGGTCCCTCAATGACGGCTATCCAGAGAACGCGGTCGCCCTCGTAGGGAAACTGACCGAGAAGCTGCTCAAAGAGCTGTGGCGTCATCACGACGTCGAGGGCGATCCCTCGACGAAAGCGCTGAACGACCTGGTCAAGCGATGCCGTCCGTACATTCGCAGCAGCACGGTCCTGGACGCGCTCGACGACATTCGACGGCTGCGCAACCGCTCCACACACGACGGCTACGACATCAGCGACGAGGACGGCCTCCTAGCGGTCCGCAGGCTCGTCGACGTGCTCGTCTGGTTCACCGACACCGGGAGCGCGGCGCTCCTCGGCGGCGAGCCCGACGTGGCGCCCGAGGTGGCACGCCGCTGCGAGTTCCTCGCCGGGTTGTACGTCACCCTCGGATACCGGCAGGCGAAGCGATTCGTGCTCAGCCCGGACACCGTGTACCAGCTGTTCTGCCGTGAGTCGGGGATGCGGCTGGAATACGTGGAGTTGATGCTCTCCAGGGACGCTGACGATCTGAGTACCGTGCTCGCCTCCAGAGGCGGGGAGTTGCTTCGCACTCAATTGCCCAAGTTCACGCGGTTCGTAGTCCTGGACGACGACGGTGACGTGGGGTCCGGCGCCCTCCACCAGATACTCGGCCTGGATTTCCGGGTCGTGCGTTACGACGGCTTCGTCGACACCATCGTCAATCTCGACACCCACCTGGCGGGTCTCACCTCTGACGACAACCCGGCGGAGCCGCAGGCGGCCGTCGCCGCGGCGGCGCTGACCGTCGACACGCGCACCGGTGAGTCGAAGATGGAGCAGTCCGGTGACGCTGCGGAGCTAGTCACCCGCTTGGCGTGTGGCAGTGCGAACGTCCTGGTCACTGGCCGACCGGGGAGCGGCAAGAGCACGCTTCTACGTTCCCTGGCCGTCAACCCGGAGGTCCGCCGCTTCCGCTTCTACTTCGACCTGGGTCTCAAACCGAAGGACGAGCCCTTCTCGGAGTACGCGGCCCGTCTTCTGGCGCCGGCGATGATGTCGGACCGCTCGCGCGCCTACGACCTCTTTCTCTACCTCATCCGTTCCGGAACCGCGCTGTGTGTGCTCGATGCCGTCGACGAGGGCGTCGATGAACCGAGCGCTGCCGGCTTCCTGCGGCTCTTCACCGATCTCGCAGCCGTCCTGTCCGCCGAATCGGCCGTGGTGATGAGTTCACGAGTGTCCTTCCTCGCGGACTCTCCCCAGGTACGTCAGCTGCTGGACAGTGGTGCGGGACGCTCCGAGCAGCTGGTCGAGCAGATGTACACCAACGGCCTCGACCCGTCCCGCGTGCCGCACTTCCACGTCGTACGCCTGGCCGAACCCGAGGCAACCCCTCTCGAGAAGCGCCTCACCGCAGCGCTGCACCTTCCCGCGGGTAAGCCGCTCGCGGACATCCTGGGCACGCACATCACCCGGACACTGGCCGAGCAGGGGAAGCCCGATCTGGAGCAGCGGCTGCCCGCCGCGTTCGGACATGCCTTCCTCACCGATCGCACCGTTTTCTCCCTCCTCGACATACACCGGCAGGTGGGGGCCGACGCCTTCAAAGACGGACGCCTCGACCTGGACGCCTGTGCCCTGGCGCCGCTGCTGCGGCCCGCCGGTGCTGATCACGTCGCGTTCGTCCACACGGCATACCAGGAACTGCTGGCCGCCCGGTTTCTGGCCGAGCCGGAGAACCGGAATCAGGCAGCAGACCTTCCCGGCGGTGCCTTCCTGACCGAGCAGGTGCGCGCCTTCCTCGCCGGAATGCCACGCGCTCCGGAGACTGACGACTGTGTGCTGCCCGCCGGGGCGTACCTGGTCGGGCCGGCCGAGCGGCTGCTGATCCGTCGTGTCGAGCGTCCCGCACGCTTCGACCGTCACGCCGTGACCGTCGCCCGCTACCGTCGCTTCCTCAACGCTCTCAACGCGGACGGCACCTCCCGCTGGGACCACCCCGAGCAGCCGGCCGGCGTCACACACCGTCCCTGGACGGACCGGCTGCGGCGGGCCGACTACTACGAGAATCCTCGCTACGACGCCCACCCTGCCGTGTGCGTCAGCTGGTGGAGTGCGTTTGCCTTTGCTGCGTTCGAAGGGAAGCGGCTGCCGACTTCCCTCGAGTGGGAGGCCGCGGCACGTGGCAGCGACGGGCGCCTTTTTCCCTGGGGTGACGCCCCCGACAGTACCCGTATCAACTGCGCGGACACCTGGGTCGGTCGTCCGGTGGTGACGTATCAGGCGTGGTACCGGGACTTTGCAGGCGACGCTGTTCGGCGTGCCGGGGCGACACGCATCGATGAACGACCGGGTAACCGCTCTCCGTTCGGGGTCGTCGACATGGTGGGCAACTGCTGGGAATGGACATCCACCAGCCTGGATGACCCCGGTGAGGCCGTCATCTGCGGTGGCAGCTACGACAACCCGATGCGGGCGGTGCAGACCAGCAGCAAGGGCATCTACCGAAAACGTGGCGGAAGCAATGCAGTCGGCTTCCGGTGCGTGCAAGACCTCAACACGTCCGAGACAGAGGAGACGACGGCATGA
- a CDS encoding ZIP family metal transporter, whose amino-acid sequence MLPILRVLAGRRSNSIDAPLTGPFDPAGLLAGIADVRDPDAPFAIARPYTIAFMTPTSQQTPALRAGLEGAMPASADRWLWQLASRSTPEDFPLPPETAGEQLKEAVRISADWSALVLRQGAAFLGHRTDTGAGDFFEFAALHSRTVYLDALLLGALQRDHIDELTDELSEVFNSSQLARRVAALERNIAVFRSTYWRQHLTAHGPANDLLLAFQNQHRLPARFHEILAEAADYSRLVQTQESQQISGALGVLTILGLPLGTALSILQVLGDNSVPDLLIALTLSIAATAGALTTRYGRLVLSSLRGSEEEA is encoded by the coding sequence TTGCTGCCCATACTGCGGGTCCTGGCGGGGCGACGGTCGAACTCCATCGATGCGCCGCTCACCGGGCCATTTGACCCGGCTGGCCTGCTCGCTGGCATCGCCGACGTCCGAGATCCCGACGCACCGTTCGCCATAGCCCGGCCCTACACCATCGCCTTCATGACCCCCACCTCGCAGCAGACCCCCGCCCTTCGCGCCGGCCTGGAAGGGGCAATGCCAGCGAGCGCAGACCGCTGGCTGTGGCAACTCGCATCGCGCTCCACACCGGAGGACTTCCCCCTCCCTCCGGAAACCGCTGGCGAACAGCTCAAGGAGGCCGTCAGGATTTCGGCAGACTGGAGTGCCCTCGTCCTACGCCAAGGGGCCGCCTTCCTCGGCCACCGAACCGACACCGGCGCCGGCGACTTCTTCGAATTCGCCGCACTGCACTCCCGCACCGTCTACCTCGACGCCCTGCTCCTCGGCGCGCTCCAGCGCGATCACATCGACGAGCTCACTGACGAACTCTCCGAGGTATTCAACTCGTCACAGCTGGCACGCCGGGTCGCCGCACTGGAGCGGAATATCGCCGTATTCCGCAGCACCTACTGGCGCCAGCACCTCACCGCACACGGACCAGCCAACGATCTCCTGCTCGCCTTTCAGAACCAGCACCGGCTCCCTGCGCGCTTCCACGAAATCCTCGCAGAAGCAGCCGACTACAGCAGACTCGTACAAACCCAGGAAAGCCAGCAGATCAGCGGCGCCCTGGGTGTCCTCACCATCCTCGGCCTGCCACTCGGCACAGCCCTCAGTATCCTGCAAGTCCTCGGCGACAACTCTGTGCCAGACCTGCTCATCGCACTGACACTGTCGATCGCCGCCACTGCCGGAGCCCTCACCACACGGTACGGGCGCCTGGTCCTGTCATCCCTACGCGGCAGTGAAGAAGAGGCGTAG
- a CDS encoding ISAs1 family transposase, with protein MCRQSATVCLIKSPTRQHRLIGPLALRLRTLADPRHRRGKRHSFVSVLLVACSAVLTGARSFAAIGQWAASAPQDTLARLGARATTVLNVRIAPSAATIRRVLNAACPGGLADLLGSDPAGADTLAVDGKSARGSRHGEIPAAHLLAAITGAGLTVTQLRVPGKTNEITCFDALLAPYDLTGVTVSADALHCQRDHARFLVEEKKAHYAFTVKRNQKNLHRQLATLPWEKASAKFYDRTDAHGRLETRVVQALTITDLGVDFPHAVQVAKIVRHRTQRKTGKRSRETVYVITDLASREASPERIAKIVRSQWIIENRLHFVRDTAFAEDASTVRTGHGPDNMATLRSFAINTLRASGHANIAAGLREMSYDGFRRPLDLLGLA; from the coding sequence ATGTGCCGTCAGTCTGCCACCGTCTGTCTGATCAAGTCGCCCACCCGTCAGCACCGGTTGATCGGACCGCTGGCCCTGCGGCTGCGGACCTTGGCCGACCCCCGGCATCGGCGCGGGAAGCGTCACTCGTTCGTGAGCGTGCTGCTGGTGGCCTGCTCGGCGGTGCTGACCGGAGCCCGTTCCTTCGCCGCGATCGGCCAGTGGGCAGCGAGCGCCCCGCAGGACACGCTCGCCCGGCTCGGCGCCCGCGCCACGACGGTCTTGAACGTGCGCATCGCGCCGAGTGCGGCGACCATCCGCCGCGTCCTGAACGCCGCCTGCCCCGGCGGGCTCGCCGACCTGCTCGGATCCGATCCGGCCGGGGCGGACACCCTCGCGGTGGACGGCAAGAGCGCCCGCGGCTCGCGCCACGGCGAGATCCCGGCCGCCCATCTGCTGGCCGCGATCACCGGCGCCGGCCTGACCGTCACCCAACTGCGGGTCCCCGGCAAGACGAACGAAATCACCTGCTTTGACGCCTTGCTGGCGCCCTACGACCTGACCGGCGTCACGGTCTCCGCGGATGCCCTGCACTGCCAGCGCGATCACGCCCGGTTCCTCGTCGAGGAGAAGAAGGCGCACTACGCCTTCACCGTGAAGCGCAACCAGAAGAACCTGCACCGCCAACTCGCCACCCTGCCCTGGGAGAAGGCGAGTGCGAAGTTCTACGACCGCACCGATGCCCACGGACGCCTGGAGACCCGCGTCGTGCAGGCCCTGACCATCACCGACCTCGGCGTCGACTTCCCCCACGCGGTCCAGGTCGCGAAGATCGTCCGGCACCGCACTCAGCGCAAGACCGGCAAACGCAGCCGCGAGACGGTCTACGTCATCACGGACCTGGCCAGCCGCGAAGCCTCCCCCGAGCGCATCGCGAAGATCGTCCGCTCGCAGTGGATCATCGAGAACCGTCTCCACTTCGTCCGAGACACCGCCTTCGCCGAGGACGCCTCCACGGTCCGAACCGGACACGGCCCGGACAACATGGCCACCCTCCGCAGCTTCGCGATCAACACACTGCGAGCCTCCGGCCACGCGAACATCGCGGCCGGACTCCGCGAGATGTCCTACGACGGCTTCCGCCGACCACTGGACCTCCTCGGCCTTGCCTGA
- a CDS encoding IS3 family transposase (programmed frameshift), which produces MARPSRYPLELRRRAVRMVAEVRDDYPNETAALQAVADKLDIGSRETLRNWVKQYEIDAGTRAGTTTEESAQLKALKKENAELKRANEILKAAAKFLRGRARPATHALVAFIDEHRDRFGGVEPICRTLTEHDCKIAPSTYYARKKRIQTPSARSVRDEELKMRIREVYTSNYRVYGARKIWRELNRQGHAVARCTVERLMRDLGIQGAVRGKRVITTIPGGQAERAPDLVDRDFVAAAPNRCWVADFTHVKTWAATVYVAFVVDTFSRRIVGWSAATVKETVFVLDALEMAVWQRDRDQQPIQPGELIHHSDAGSQYTSFKLAEHLDAAGIAASIGSVGDAYDNALMESTIGLYKTELIKPQRPWKTLSQVELATAEWIDWYNHRVRHEALGDRVRVRIPTAGPP; this is translated from the exons ATGGCACGACCCTCCCGTTACCCGCTTGAGCTGCGCCGTCGCGCGGTGCGCATGGTCGCCGAGGTGCGCGACGACTACCCGAACGAGACAGCCGCCTTGCAGGCGGTCGCGGACAAGCTCGACATCGGTTCCCGCGAGACGCTGCGGAACTGGGTGAAGCAGTACGAGATCGACGCGGGTACGCGGGCGGGAACGACGACGGAGGAGTCCGCCCAGCTCAAGGCGTTGAAGAAGGAGAACGCCGAGCTGAAGCGGGCGAACGAGATCCTGAAGGCCGCGGCGA AGTTTCTTCGCGGCCGAGCTCGACCGGCCACACACGCGCTCGTAGCGTTCATCGACGAGCACCGGGACCGCTTCGGCGGGGTCGAGCCGATCTGCAGGACGCTCACCGAGCACGACTGCAAGATCGCCCCTTCCACGTACTACGCCCGCAAGAAACGCATCCAGACTCCCTCCGCCCGTTCCGTGCGCGACGAGGAACTCAAGATGCGGATCCGGGAGGTCTACACGTCCAACTACCGTGTCTACGGGGCCCGGAAGATCTGGCGCGAGCTGAACCGCCAGGGACATGCGGTGGCCCGCTGCACCGTCGAGCGCCTCATGCGCGATCTCGGCATCCAGGGCGCCGTGCGCGGCAAGCGCGTCATCACCACGATCCCCGGCGGGCAGGCCGAGCGGGCCCCCGATCTCGTCGACCGGGACTTCGTCGCCGCCGCTCCGAACCGGTGCTGGGTGGCGGACTTCACCCATGTGAAGACCTGGGCCGCGACCGTCTATGTCGCGTTCGTCGTGGATACCTTCTCCCGCCGGATCGTCGGCTGGTCGGCGGCCACCGTGAAGGAGACCGTCTTCGTCCTGGACGCCCTGGAGATGGCCGTCTGGCAACGCGACCGCGACCAACAACCCATCCAGCCGGGTGAGTTGATCCATCACTCGGACGCCGGGTCGCAGTACACATCGTTCAAACTCGCCGAGCATCTGGACGCCGCCGGCATCGCCGCCTCCATCGGCTCGGTCGGCGACGCGTACGACAACGCCCTGATGGAGTCCACGATCGGCCTGTACAAAACCGAGCTGATCAAACCCCAGCGCCCCTGGAAGACGCTCTCCCAGGTCGAGCTGGCCACCGCCGAGTGGATCGACTGGTACAACCACCGGGTGCGCCACGAGGCGCTAGGAGATCGTGTGCGGGTGCGAATCCCCACCGCCGGACCGCCGTAG
- the ltrA gene encoding group II intron reverse transcriptase/maturase, with the protein MNTDELEWALMKAERRVLEIQTKLHRWAVDDPHRRFDDLYNLVTDPAFLLVAWDRVRSNRGAKTAGVDGRTAASISLQQGVEGFLGALRSSLKDRSFLPLPARERLIPKPGSTKRRRLGISTIRDRVVQASLKLVMEPIFEADFLPCSYGFRPNYRIHDAVSEVRHLTSHSYEWVVEGDIRACFDEIAHPALMDRVRLRIGDRRVLVLVKAFLKAGILTEHGSLKESRSGTPQGSILSPLLSNVALAVLDEHFAQAPGGPASTPNERAKRRRRGLPNYRLCRYADDWVIAVTGTKEDAYTLKEEAAQVLSRMGLHLSEEKTLITHINEGVDFLGWRIQRHRKKGTDRWYVYTYPAKKALHAVMAKVKTICRQVNTNQPLDELLRRLNSVLRGWTMFFRPGVSSATFQYLSAYAWRRVIKWIRSKHRRMNWKELRRRYCGGEWWPRGQERDLFDPAKVRTTRYRYRGSRIPSPWPLAIA; encoded by the coding sequence GTGAATACCGACGAACTGGAGTGGGCCTTGATGAAGGCCGAGCGCCGGGTACTGGAGATCCAGACCAAGCTGCACCGTTGGGCCGTAGATGATCCTCATCGGCGGTTTGACGACCTGTACAACCTCGTGACCGACCCCGCGTTCTTGCTTGTCGCATGGGACCGGGTTCGGAGTAACAGGGGAGCCAAAACCGCTGGGGTGGACGGCCGTACGGCTGCGTCCATTTCGCTGCAGCAGGGCGTCGAGGGTTTTCTCGGCGCGCTGCGTTCCTCTCTGAAGGATCGCAGTTTCCTGCCGCTTCCGGCACGGGAGCGACTGATTCCGAAACCGGGGTCGACAAAGCGTCGACGCCTGGGAATCAGTACGATCCGCGATCGGGTGGTGCAAGCATCCCTGAAGCTGGTGATGGAACCAATCTTTGAGGCAGATTTTCTTCCGTGCTCGTACGGATTCCGCCCCAACTATCGGATCCACGACGCGGTGTCCGAGGTAAGACACTTGACTTCCCACTCTTACGAATGGGTGGTTGAGGGTGACATCCGGGCCTGCTTCGACGAGATTGCCCATCCGGCCCTTATGGACCGGGTGCGCCTTCGGATCGGGGACAGACGCGTCCTGGTGCTGGTGAAAGCCTTTCTGAAAGCGGGCATCCTCACGGAACACGGCTCGTTGAAGGAGAGTAGATCCGGTACTCCGCAAGGTTCGATCCTGTCGCCGTTGCTCAGCAACGTCGCCCTCGCCGTCCTGGACGAGCACTTCGCCCAGGCGCCAGGAGGGCCAGCGTCTACACCTAACGAGCGAGCGAAGCGCCGTCGCCGCGGTCTGCCTAATTACCGGCTCTGCCGGTACGCGGACGACTGGGTGATTGCGGTTACTGGCACGAAGGAAGACGCCTACACCCTCAAGGAAGAGGCAGCACAGGTGCTCAGCAGAATGGGGCTGCACCTGTCAGAGGAGAAGACCCTAATCACCCACATCAATGAGGGCGTGGACTTCCTGGGGTGGCGCATCCAACGCCATCGCAAGAAGGGCACGGACCGATGGTACGTCTACACCTACCCAGCCAAGAAGGCACTTCACGCCGTCATGGCCAAGGTCAAGACGATCTGCCGACAGGTCAACACAAACCAACCATTGGACGAACTCCTACGCCGACTCAACTCGGTGTTGCGAGGTTGGACCATGTTCTTCCGGCCGGGGGTGTCTAGCGCTACCTTCCAATACCTGAGCGCCTACGCATGGCGTCGGGTCATCAAATGGATTCGTAGCAAGCACCGCCGAATGAACTGGAAGGAACTGCGTCGCCGTTACTGCGGTGGCGAATGGTGGCCCAGAGGGCAGGAACGGGATCTATTTGACCCGGCAAAGGTGCGCACTACGCGTTACCGCTACCGAGGATCACGAATTCCGTCCCCCTGGCCGCTGGCGATAGCATGA
- a CDS encoding TRM11 family SAM-dependent methyltransferase produces the protein MTASPLSVWNTAPTSAPAQRGDRYVRGSAAHPAKMLPLIAAHAVHTYTKPGDLVLDPMCGIGTTLVEAVHLGRHALGTEYEPKWADIAEQNLRHADAQGATGNAAVYAGDARRLTTLIPGVFHGLVDLVVTSPPYGPSVHGQVRSSRETGERGVVKKDYRYSHDPSNLAHVGLETLLEAFTEILIQCRHLLRPGGHAVITTRPWRERGELIDLPSATLAAARAAGLTPIERNVALLAGIRDHQLIARPSFFQMKNIRDARRTGLPLAIIAHEDTLVVRRQTLPARTATMQYRPSASACGARTARTRESAAAVRSRTCARRGKGELCRSLIF, from the coding sequence GTGACCGCGAGCCCGCTGTCGGTGTGGAACACCGCGCCGACCTCGGCCCCCGCCCAACGCGGCGACCGCTACGTGCGCGGCTCCGCCGCCCACCCCGCGAAGATGCTCCCGCTGATCGCCGCCCACGCCGTCCACACCTACACCAAACCCGGTGACCTGGTCCTCGACCCGATGTGCGGCATCGGCACCACCCTCGTCGAGGCCGTCCACCTCGGCCGCCACGCCCTGGGTACGGAGTACGAGCCGAAGTGGGCCGACATCGCCGAGCAGAACCTCCGCCACGCTGACGCCCAGGGCGCCACCGGCAACGCGGCCGTCTACGCGGGCGATGCTCGCCGGTTGACCACCCTGATCCCCGGTGTCTTCCACGGCCTGGTTGACCTCGTGGTCACCTCGCCCCCCTACGGGCCCAGCGTTCACGGCCAGGTCCGCTCCTCCCGCGAGACCGGCGAACGCGGCGTGGTGAAGAAGGACTACCGCTACAGCCACGATCCGAGCAATCTCGCCCACGTCGGGCTGGAGACGCTGCTGGAGGCCTTCACCGAGATCCTCATCCAGTGCCGCCACCTGCTCCGCCCCGGTGGCCACGCCGTGATCACCACCCGTCCCTGGCGAGAACGCGGCGAACTCATCGACCTACCCTCCGCCACCCTCGCCGCAGCACGGGCCGCCGGACTCACCCCCATCGAACGCAACGTCGCCCTGCTCGCCGGCATCCGCGACCACCAGCTCATTGCCCGACCGTCGTTCTTCCAGATGAAGAACATCCGCGACGCCCGCCGCACCGGCCTCCCCCTCGCGATCATCGCGCACGAGGACACCCTCGTGGTCCGCCGTCAGACACTCCCTGCCCGAACCGCGACGATGCAGTACCGCCCGAGTGCATCGGCGTGCGGGGCCAGAACCGCCCGAACACGGGAATCCGCAGCGGCCGTCCGATCCCGCACCTGTGCCAGGAGGGGGAAGGGGGAACTGTGTCGGTCACTGATCTTCTGA